In Bacteroidota bacterium, the genomic stretch AACTTACCTGTCAATCAAAGGAATAGAATAATCTATTATAAGGTTAAGAAAGGCGATACGATCTGGAGTATAAGTGAAAAATTCAAACTTCAGTCGCCTGATTCAATAAAAAGCCTGAATAACCTAAAAAAGGGCATACATATTGGCCAAAAGCTGAAAATCCCCATTATTTAAAGTAAATCGTAATTATAATTCCGTTGTCTGGGTTTAAAACCGGCTTCTTTTATTGCCTGCTGAATACCTTTTGCATCAAAGTTGTAATTTGCCCCTGCTGATGATACCACGTTTTCTTCAATCATGATGGATCCGAAGTCATTGGCGCCTGAGTGAAGGCAAATTTGGCCGGTTTCTTTTCCGACGGTCAGCCAGGATGCCTGTATATTCCGGATATTAGGCAACATGATCCGGCTTAAGGCGATGGTACGGATATATTCTTCGGGGGTGACAGAATTTTCTATTCCGTTTTTACGCTGAAGGACAGTCTGCTTGTCCTGAAAAGGCCAGGGGATAAAGGCAGCAAAACCAATACTTCCTGCAGGCTTTTCGGATTGTACCTGGCGGATGCTAATCAGATGTTCTATCCTTTCGGCCCTGGTTTCAATATGCCCAAACATCATGGTTGCCGAAGTTCTGAGATTAAGTTGATGAGCTTCGCGCATCACATCAAGCCATTGTTTGCTGTTGCATTTTACCGGCGATAGGATTTTGCGCACCCGGTCTGACAGAATTTCTGCCCCTGCTCCGGGCAGGCTGTCCAGTCCTGCTTTAATTAAAGCTTCCAGGACTACCCTGCAAGTCGTTTTTTCAAGATGGGCGATATGTACTATTTCTGCAGGGCCCAGTGCATGCAACTGCAAAGCTGGATATAATTGCTTGAGCTGCGAGAACAGGTCGCAATAAAATTTCAATCCCAATTTGGG encodes the following:
- a CDS encoding LysM peptidoglycan-binding domain-containing protein, with translation MYYKVKKGDTIWSISEKFKLQSPDSIKSLNNLKKGIHIGQKLKIPII
- the mqnC gene encoding cyclic dehypoxanthinyl futalosine synthase; this translates as MQSFSDLYHKALDLQFLNAAEGLFLYEKAPVSELIYIANLLREKKFPGNEVTWLIDRNVNITNICISGCKFCNFYRTAASADAYITGMDEYKSKIDEMHRLGGNQLLLQGGLHPKLGLKFYCDLFSQLKQLYPALQLHALGPAEIVHIAHLEKTTCRVVLEALIKAGLDSLPGAGAEILSDRVRKILSPVKCNSKQWLDVMREAHQLNLRTSATMMFGHIETRAERIEHLISIRQVQSEKPAGSIGFAAFIPWPFQDKQTVLQRKNGIENSVTPEEYIRTIALSRIMLPNIRNIQASWLTVGKETGQICLHSGANDFGSIMIEENVVSSAGANYNFDAKGIQQAIKEAGFKPRQRNYNYDLL